One Oncorhynchus mykiss isolate Arlee chromosome 25, USDA_OmykA_1.1, whole genome shotgun sequence genomic window, AGTTTCAAGGCTATATTTGTCGAAGTATCTCTGGTTCACATTACACATGGTGGTGAAAGTGAATGAAGAAATGGAAATGATTCCTCAGAATTTCTGTTTCTTATGTGATCTCTGATTTTGGTTGGAATCATTGAGAATTAGTCTGTACAAAATGTAATTGTTTGAAAATAAATTGCTACTCTTGGAGTGTGCACTATAATGACTACAAAGGCTAGGTGGCCGAGTCTGGAAATATAAGacacattaaaaatatatatataaaaaataataataagcgAGAGACTGAAATTCAAGGCAATGATTACTGTGACACAGAATCTCAGTCTTGGCAGGGGACAGGCAATGCCTAAATGCCTGACTATCAACACATGGCAGATTGTGTTGCAGTGCATACTCAGAGTCAACCGACTCTAATATGAACATTGGCAAACACTACTGTCATCAGCAAGGGAGTCAAGAGAGAGGAGTTAGAACAATACATGGATGGAAAGAGAATGAATATCTAAACTTCATTTTAGTAGGTGTATGTGCGTGTGAAAGAGAAAGTACATCATAGAGCGTGGTGAGTTGTTGCTTTtgacacctctgtgtgtgtgtgtgtgtgtgtgtgtgtgtgtgtgtgtaaatgcacgcatgtgtgtgtgtttgtgtgtaactcTCCTATTTCTGTAATAAAACATGCAACCCATAGCTCTGGAGTGTGTGTGACATGACATTTCCCATTGGTGTTCAGTGGAAGAGATAAAAGGTTCAGACTCAAAGgaaaagggagagatggaaaaagaAGTTGGCAAGAAGGTGGAGGTTTTGGCAGGAAAGATTGCACATGAAAATTGAAAAAGCTAATTTGATGTTGAAAGAAGTCTATGGGGGAGAAATCGTTTAATCTTTGCACCAAAAGATTTGAAGACATACTAGATATACAAGATAATTAAGCAAATAATTCCTCCATGAAACCATAGCAAACGTAATGACACCAAAACATAGTAAATAAATAGATGGCAAAAATGTTAGTGTCTACTGGCAGTATAAACTCTGATGAAGCAAAATAAACTGACAAAATGTTATAatccagacagattaacactggaaAATTACAAAATGTTATAatccagacagattaacactggaaAATTACAAAATGTTATAatccagacagattaacactggaaAATTACAAAATGTTATAatccagacagattaacactggaaAATTACAAAATGTAGAACAGGATGAAGGACAGGGAAGTGAGATGATTCCCCATATCATAATAAAagtccaggctgcatcacatccggctgtgattgggagtcccatagggcgcacaattggcccaacgtcgtccaggtttgccggggtaggccgtcattgtaaataagaattagttcttaactggcttgcctagttaaataaaatattaaataactGTTAAAACAATTTTTTTAGAATGTAAATATGACTATCTATGACAACATGTGTGACTGATTAAAGAATTGTTACATTTTTTTCAGTAGTTTGGCTTGACAAATAGTTTGGACCATTGTTTCCAGAAAATTATCCAAGAATGACAAGCAAATTTGATTGTAAGAGAGAGTCGGCATCACTTGTCAATGGTAAATCCTAGTGCAGCATTACAACCCTGAACACTAGTGATGAAACAATGCTAATGGCTGTGGTCTCAACTCCTGATTGACGCAATCCCTTAGCGGTGTGATGAGCAGCAGTCCTGTTTTTGCTTCCATGATGGAAGTCACTCCATTACcataacatcagagatgtggcTGAAGATACAGTACATCATTATCATCAATAGCATTAGGATgtgaaaaatgtaaatatataaatTATGATAAGAATTAGAATTACACATCTGATCCGGTCTGACCAGGGGCTTGCAGAGATGCAAAATGGCCTCCACGATGGCAGAGATTGCACATAGTCCACAGTTGCCCACCATCATTTGCTGGTGAGATCGCTACCCTGTTGTCCACAAATCAGTGAGTGAGGATATACATGAAAATCCTTGTCTTTTATGACCATGAAATTCACTGAAGAGGAGCAGATCAATAGTGCCAAGGTCTCCTTTTATTGTGGAGATATCCCCATTGCTCTACTAGAGAAAGGCTCTGTGGTGGCAGGGGGCCTTGGTATCTCCAGGGATGGAGAGCGCTACAGTCAGAACACAAGGATTTCACCGCTCCTCTTTTTCCTTCTTATTCCTGAACCAACGAGGCTCAGAAAATGTCTCCTTCTGATTGTTACCTTCCATCATGAGATGTCTCTTTTTGGTTACCAGTTAAAAACAAAAGTCCTGTTACTGTCAATGGTGGGATGGGGGTTGGAGGTTAGCATTTTGTACTGGTTGTGATCATGCaaatgggggtggggtggggtgactTTAGCCTGAATTTCTTGCCACAAGAAAACTCCCCCTTTCACTGTGGGACAGACTGGCTAAAAATGCTACCTTAGGACTCTTCCAGTGAACATAAAACTGCTGGTAAACCTATTGGGTTAGCATTGTGGCTTCTCCAGTCGGAGAGCAGAGATCTGACAGAGCATTTGCTTTGGAAGGGAGACGGGCAGTGTGGGTGGTCTGAGTGGTCAAGATTAGGGTTACATGGCTGGTTGGCTGGGAGAGAGGTTCGTGGAGTGGAGGAGCGGATGGTTGAAGGCTAGTGTAGTCAACAGCTTCAAAAGCGTCCCTCATTCTGTTGGGGAAATACTGCCACCTTTCTGAGCTGAAATGTGAAACAAGAAAGAGGATCCAGAATTAGACATATTAGATCAGACGAAGGGAATCCCCATTCTACAGGTCTATTTTTCAACCAGACGCATCTCTCGCTCAGATCCAGTTGATTTTACTGCTGCATGCTTGACTAAAATAGCATTAGCTTTTTATCAACCCTGACTTCAGAGTATATCTTCCCTGATGCTGGTACATTTCTGTCAGCACCCCTCTCAGATCGGGTCGAAAGCTACAGCGAGGGCAGTAGTGAGAGGGAAACTTTGCAATACATCTATGCAGACAAAAAAGGTCAGTTTATGCTTGATGAGGAAacttttatatatatttaaacaatACGATCAAACATCAGTGCAATTATATACATCATCACATGCTGCAAAGCAGCACAAACACCCTCCACATAGTTAAATCAGACATCTTCATGTTATGAAGACCTTTTTGTGTGACATTTACACAAACAAAGCTGTCATTTCCACACCACCTGTAGTAGGGACATGTACAAGGCAGAGATTATGAGAGGGGGACCTCTTTGGATCCTCAGTAGGGGGCTCCATGAGACCAACCTTTTCTGCCTCATTTGTTCTGATTGCGTATTCGCAGGCACCTCCTCTTTAACGGTGGCTCCAGCTCGGGGCTCCCTGCCGCCAGAGGAGCGCTGATGCTATAGGACACAATGGCTGTCTTGTCGCTGGGCTTTGGCCCGGGCTGGATAACACAGCCAGCCTTGGGCAGCAGCAGTGCATAGGCGTGGTCGTCATCATCGTCTAGATCCATAAGGTCGCAGAAAGCTTCTAGCTTGCCTTCATCAATGCCCCCCTGTGCTGCCTCGTCACTCGGGCCTCTCTTACCTGGTTCCCACTCCGCCACTGCACAGCTGTTCTCCTTCAGGGAATCCCGCTCCAGCTCGCAGTTGGCCGGTtcgccacctcctcctctccgaCCAGGGTCAGGCTGAGGTGTGGGTAGCGTGCTCCTGCCGGGACTGTCTGTGGATTGACTGCTGCCGTTTACTATGACATTAAAGGGGGCAGCGAGGTTGCAGGGCTGGGTCTGTGTGGTGCCAGGGTGGTTTGTGAGCTGGGTGAGGTAGGAGTTTTCGTTTGGCTGGGGGGATGGTGATGTGGCCTGGCAACAAGATAGAGAGTTTGGCTTCAGAGAGACACTAATGGCCTCCCTGACCTCCTGGCTCATGTCCTCTAGGCTGCTGTCCCCCTTCCCAGAGACATCAAGAGAGGATGGTCCAGAGGGTGGGGGGCTGGATGAGTCTCCTTCCGGTTCCACCTTCACCTGGACACTGGGCACCACCCGCTGGGTGACCTGCTGCAGCCGCGACCGCTGGCCCAGAGTCAGGTCGATCACTCCCTCGGAGAGGGAGGCTGCGGGGCCACCAGAGAGCGAGAGTCCCAAGGTGGTGGCACTCTCCGGACTCTCAGTCTTCACGGTCAGGTCCACCACGCCAATCCTACTTCTCTCAGAGCCAAAGCGGTCCAGAGTATAGCCAGAAAAGCCCAAGGAGTGCACCCCAGAACTTGAGGGCCCCAACTTCAGTTCCCCTTTGGAGGAACCAGAGTAGAAAGGCTTGGGTTCCGTCAGATCAGTGTTCTCCCCCGATGCACTCGGAATGGGGTCGTTGTTGCTGCTGGGGTTGTCCTTGGAGGTCTTGGGGTTGAAGGGGAAGGGTATGGGTATAGGGATGGGCACGGGCAGGGGCACAATGACAGGGTAAGGGACCAGCAGGGTTGGTGGGGGCACCAGGGGGGCAAGGGAAGGTATACCGAAGTTCATCATGTGCGGCATATGCATGGGCCCGTTTGGCATCATGTTGGAGGTGAAAGGAAAACCAGGTATGTGTAGGCCTGGATAGGGTGGCATCATCCCTGGAGGGTTCCCTCCAAGGTTGGGGTtgttggaggggtggtggtggggtgagaACTGGGGCCTGTGCATAGGGCTGGATGGCGGAGCCAGGGTtctgggtggtgggggtggtggtccGATGCCAGGGATCATTGGGTTGGACAGAGGGCTGTTTGGGCCTGGGCGGTGGGGAGGTGGGCGGAGGAACGAAGGGCGCATCTGCTGCATCATCTGATGCTCCATGAAGAAGGGCAGGGGCACAGGCCCCCGGGGCGTCATCACCATGGGGGGGCTGCCCGAGGGGACTCCCATGGGAGGGTGCAGAGaggggtgtgggggagggggtAAGGTGGGACTCTCGTGGGGTCTGGGTGTGGAGTTTTTGGCGGACGAGAAAGAAGGAGAGCAGACGGTGCCTGTCTCAGAGGGAGAGGCAGCGGTGGAGCTGGAGGGGACTGGCACAGAGGGGTTTGCCCCAGGAGAAGGGGCTTTGCGACGTAAGTCACCCAAAGGTGTGCCCCAGGAATCGGGTGTTAAAAGCTGCAACCCAGTGCTGCTCTCTGACTTGCCCTCCACAGGGCCATGTCCTGGGTTACACAGGCCCCCTGGCAGCGCCGCCTGAGTCTCTTTGTAGAAGATGTCCATCTTGTACTGGTTCAGGCATTTGGCACTGCAGAACTGCAGCCTCCGTTCACCGGCACCAAAGTCCAGGTACTCCTTGGTGTGGCGGATGTGTTTGCACCAGTCACACACCTgtaacacaaaaacaaacacaagaCCAAAGACATCATCAGGTACAATGCACAACAGACACCACACATAAGCAGTTAAAAAGTCAGAAacattatacactgagtatacaaaacattaggaacacctgctctttccatgacagactgaccaggtgactctaggtgaaagctatgatcccttattgatgtcacttgttaaataaatttcaatcagtgtagatgaagggaaggagaaagaTTAACGAGGgaatttttaagctttgagacaattgagacatgcatTGCGTAattgtgccattcagatggtgaatgggcaagacaaaagatttaagtgcctttaaacagggtatggtaatttctccaggcgcaccggtttgagtgtgtcaagagctgcaacgctgctgggttttcacgctcaacagtttcctgtgtgtactgtatcaagaatggtccaccacccaattgAAATTCAGCCAAATTcgacacaactgtgggacgcattggagtcaacacgggccagcatccctgtggaacaccttTCGACCccttgtagagtccatccccgactaattgaggctgttctgagggcaaaagggggtggagctcaatattagaaaggtatTTGCCCTTTTGCCATGTTGTTACTCTATAACAGGGATGGGCAATTGGTGGCCAGTGGGCTCATGCCCCCTTTTGTAGGTCCACGGACCAATTAGATTAAATTCAAATTCAATACAAAATTGGGGGGGGGGCATTGATCATCAGTTATCATATTAAAAATTGCAAACATTTGCCTCCACCCTatgtcaaaatgtgtagatttgctttaaaaaaacaatttaaatctTCGCTGTCATGAGGGGGGACCAATTAAATGTTTTGCTCGTAAGGTGGGGGGGTATGGATACGCAGAGCTCAGTTTTGGATCGTAATGAAATTACTTGGTCAAATTCTGTTTCGTTACACCAAGTAAATAAAAGTCCATCTGCACTGCACCTGTGCATGTTTGTATCCTCGTTAGGAAAACCCATCTGTATCTTTGTGCAAACCCTTCTATATTTTTGTGCAAACCCATCTGTATTTTTCTTCCACTGCATAACGCTGCATACTCTACCCAAAACCCCCAAAATATGAtcgagtgtgtgtgagtgagacagagattttCATAGCAACTTCATACTGCTATGACCCTTGCGGTGCAAATACTGTCCTACACATGGTAACACCTTGATAAATacaacctgaggaaaatccagctttaaactggCTTAAGTGAGTGCAAATCTGGATGGGTGTACGTAAAGCTTTTAAAAGGACAACACTTTCTCCAGACATGTAATTCCCATTTGCACTTGCCATGGGGTTGTCACCTCTTAAACCTCCTCCATAAGGAGGAACCACTCAGATACACATTTAGCCACTGAGCCGCGTGTGACAGTGGCCACAGGCACAGCACATACCAGCCTCAAGTAAAAGGTTTTCCCCAAGGTATGATCATGAGTAGGGGTATGTGATTGTGGTGGGTGAGATGGACAGACTGAGACAGTGAACAAGCTGCCAGTAGGGGGCACAGAAGAGAGACTGACAGCTGGGCGGAGTTCTACATGTTCAGTTGGCTGCTGAGCACCACCTAGGAAGGTGCTATAATGCGTCGCTATTCACTACGGATGTGCAACTTTAGTA contains:
- the LOC110505686 gene encoding sine oculis-binding protein homolog A isoform X1, with the translated sequence MAEMEKEGRPPENKRSRKPAHPVKREINEEMKVRAERARPWAGMAGDLHGNPPYSMSFAENTMNELLGWYGYDKVDLRDQDNIDIRNYPDGEVQHISVLKENSLPKIPGGSGENSDVSPNQVNSSHSTSTSRNGVTESSTTPSTSTPSTREHGNMPTIVPLIPPSMIKPPADEDVSNVQIMCAWCQKVGVKRYSLNMGTELKSFCSEKCFAACRRAYFKRNKLGYLRNYRARDEDGHGEKLPQHSYSKDTPRLVFKTNSDVLVCDWCKHIRHTKEYLDFGAGERRLQFCSAKCLNQYKMDIFYKETQAALPGGLCNPGHGPVEGKSESSTGLQLLTPDSWGTPLGDLRRKAPSPGANPSVPVPSSSTAASPSETGTVCSPSFSSAKNSTPRPHESPTLPPPPHPSLHPPMGVPSGSPPMVMTPRGPVPLPFFMEHQMMQQMRPSFLRPPPHRPGPNSPLSNPMIPGIGPPPPPPRTLAPPSSPMHRPQFSPHHHPSNNPNLGGNPPGMMPPYPGLHIPGFPFTSNMMPNGPMHMPHMMNFGIPSLAPLVPPPTLLVPYPVIVPLPVPIPIPIPFPFNPKTSKDNPSSNNDPIPSASGENTDLTEPKPFYSGSSKGELKLGPSSSGVHSLGFSGYTLDRFGSERSRIGVVDLTVKTESPESATTLGLSLSGGPAASLSEGVIDLTLGQRSRLQQVTQRVVPSVQVKVEPEGDSSSPPPSGPSSLDVSGKGDSSLEDMSQEVREAISVSLKPNSLSCCQATSPSPQPNENSYLTQLTNHPGTTQTQPCNLAAPFNVIVNGSSQSTDSPGRSTLPTPQPDPGRRGGGGEPANCELERDSLKENSCAVAEWEPGKRGPSDEAAQGGIDEGKLEAFCDLMDLDDDDDHAYALLLPKAGCVIQPGPKPSDKTAIVSYSISAPLAAGSPELEPPLKRRCLRIRNQNK
- the LOC110505686 gene encoding sine oculis-binding protein homolog A isoform X5, whose product is MAEMEKEGRPPENKRSRKPAHPVKREINEEMKSFAENTMNELLGWYGYDKVDLRDQDNIDIRNYPDGEVQHISVLKENSLPKIPGGSGENSDVSPNQVNSSHSTSTSRNGVTESSTTPSTSTPSTREHGNMPTIVPLIPPSMIKPPADEDVSNVQIMCAWCQKVGVKRYSLNMGTELKSFCSEKCFAACRRAYFKRNKARDEDGHGEKLPQHSYSKDTPRLVFKTNSDVLVCDWCKHIRHTKEYLDFGAGERRLQFCSAKCLNQYKMDIFYKETQAALPGGLCNPGHGPVEGKSESSTGLQLLTPDSWGTPLGDLRRKAPSPGANPSVPVPSSSTAASPSETGTVCSPSFSSAKNSTPRPHESPTLPPPPHPSLHPPMGVPSGSPPMVMTPRGPVPLPFFMEHQMMQQMRPSFLRPPPHRPGPNSPLSNPMIPGIGPPPPPPRTLAPPSSPMHRPQFSPHHHPSNNPNLGGNPPGMMPPYPGLHIPGFPFTSNMMPNGPMHMPHMMNFGIPSLAPLVPPPTLLVPYPVIVPLPVPIPIPIPFPFNPKTSKDNPSSNNDPIPSASGENTDLTEPKPFYSGSSKGELKLGPSSSGVHSLGFSGYTLDRFGSERSRIGVVDLTVKTESPESATTLGLSLSGGPAASLSEGVIDLTLGQRSRLQQVTQRVVPSVQVKVEPEGDSSSPPPSGPSSLDVSGKGDSSLEDMSQEVREAISVSLKPNSLSCCQATSPSPQPNENSYLTQLTNHPGTTQTQPCNLAAPFNVIVNGSSQSTDSPGRSTLPTPQPDPGRRGGGGEPANCELERDSLKENSCAVAEWEPGKRGPSDEAAQGGIDEGKLEAFCDLMDLDDDDDHAYALLLPKAGCVIQPGPKPSDKTAIVSYSISAPLAAGSPELEPPLKRRCLRIRNQNK
- the LOC110505686 gene encoding sine oculis-binding protein homolog A isoform X8; amino-acid sequence: MAEMEKEGRPPENKRSRKPAHPVKREINEEMKSFAENTMNELLGWYGYDKVDLRDQDNIDIRNYPDGEVQHISVLKENSLPKIPGGSGENSDVSPNQVNSSHSTSTSRNGVTESSTTPSTSTPSTREHGNMPTIVPLIPPSMIKPPADEDVSNVQIMCAWCQKVGVKRYSLNMGTELKSFCSEKCFAACRRAYFKRNKVCDWCKHIRHTKEYLDFGAGERRLQFCSAKCLNQYKMDIFYKETQAALPGGLCNPGHGPVEGKSESSTGLQLLTPDSWGTPLGDLRRKAPSPGANPSVPVPSSSTAASPSETGTVCSPSFSSAKNSTPRPHESPTLPPPPHPSLHPPMGVPSGSPPMVMTPRGPVPLPFFMEHQMMQQMRPSFLRPPPHRPGPNSPLSNPMIPGIGPPPPPPRTLAPPSSPMHRPQFSPHHHPSNNPNLGGNPPGMMPPYPGLHIPGFPFTSNMMPNGPMHMPHMMNFGIPSLAPLVPPPTLLVPYPVIVPLPVPIPIPIPFPFNPKTSKDNPSSNNDPIPSASGENTDLTEPKPFYSGSSKGELKLGPSSSGVHSLGFSGYTLDRFGSERSRIGVVDLTVKTESPESATTLGLSLSGGPAASLSEGVIDLTLGQRSRLQQVTQRVVPSVQVKVEPEGDSSSPPPSGPSSLDVSGKGDSSLEDMSQEVREAISVSLKPNSLSCCQATSPSPQPNENSYLTQLTNHPGTTQTQPCNLAAPFNVIVNGSSQSTDSPGRSTLPTPQPDPGRRGGGGEPANCELERDSLKENSCAVAEWEPGKRGPSDEAAQGGIDEGKLEAFCDLMDLDDDDDHAYALLLPKAGCVIQPGPKPSDKTAIVSYSISAPLAAGSPELEPPLKRRCLRIRNQNK
- the LOC110505686 gene encoding sine oculis-binding protein homolog A isoform X7, encoding MAEMEKEGRPPENKRSRKPAHPVKREINEEMKVRAERARPWAGMAGDLHGNPPYSMSFAENTMNELLGWYGYDKVDLRDQDNIDIRNYPDGEVQHISVLKENSLPKIPGGSGENSDVSPNQVNSSHSTSTSRNGVTESSTTPSTSTPSTREHGNMPTIVPLIPPSMIKPPADEDVSNVQIMCAWCQKVGVKRYSLNMGTELKSFCSEKCFAACRRAYFKRNKLGYLRNYRARDEDGHGEKLPQHSYSKDTPRLVFKTNSDVLVCDWCKHIRHTKEYLDFGAGERRLQFCSAKCLNQYKMDIFYKETQAALPGGLCNPGHGPVEGKSESSTGLQLLTPDSWGTPLGDLRRKAPSPGANPSVPVPSSSTAASPSETGTVCSPSFSSAKNSTPRPHESPTLPPPPHPSLHPPMGVPSGSPPMVMTPRGPVPLPFFMEHQMMQQMRPSFLRPPPHRPGPNSPLSNPMIPGIGPPPPPPRTLAPPSSPMHRPQFSPHHHPSNNPNLGGNPPGMMPPYPGLHIPGFPFTSNMMPNGPMHMPHMMNFGIPSLAPLVPPPTLLVPYPVIVPLPVPIPIPIPFPFNPKTSKDNPSSNNDPIPSASGENTDLTEPKPFYSGSSKGELKLGPSSSGVHSLGFSGYTLDRFGSERSRIGVVDLTVKTESPESATTLGLSLSGGPAASLSEGVIDLTLGQRSRLQQVTQRVVPSVQVKVEPEGDSSSPPPSGPSSLDVSGKGDSSLEDMSQEVREAISVSLKPNSLSCCQATSPSPQPNENSYLTQLTNHPGTTQTQPCNLAAPFNVIVNGSSQSTDSPGRSTLPTPQPDPGRRGGGGEPANCELERDSLKENSCAVAEWEPAQKGGSISPTE
- the LOC110505686 gene encoding sine oculis-binding protein homolog A isoform X2; translation: MAEMEKEGRPPENKRSRKPAHPVKREINEEMKVRAERARPWAGMAGDLHGNPPYSMSFAENTMNELLGWYGYDKVDLRDQDNIDIRNYPDGEVQHISVLKENSLPKIPGGSGENSDVSPNQVNSSHSTSTSRNGVTESSTTPSTSTPSTREHGNMPTIVPLIPPSMIKPPADEDVSNVQIMCAWCQKVGVKRYSLNMGTELKSFCSEKCFAACRRAYFKRNKARDEDGHGEKLPQHSYSKDTPRLVFKTNSDVLVCDWCKHIRHTKEYLDFGAGERRLQFCSAKCLNQYKMDIFYKETQAALPGGLCNPGHGPVEGKSESSTGLQLLTPDSWGTPLGDLRRKAPSPGANPSVPVPSSSTAASPSETGTVCSPSFSSAKNSTPRPHESPTLPPPPHPSLHPPMGVPSGSPPMVMTPRGPVPLPFFMEHQMMQQMRPSFLRPPPHRPGPNSPLSNPMIPGIGPPPPPPRTLAPPSSPMHRPQFSPHHHPSNNPNLGGNPPGMMPPYPGLHIPGFPFTSNMMPNGPMHMPHMMNFGIPSLAPLVPPPTLLVPYPVIVPLPVPIPIPIPFPFNPKTSKDNPSSNNDPIPSASGENTDLTEPKPFYSGSSKGELKLGPSSSGVHSLGFSGYTLDRFGSERSRIGVVDLTVKTESPESATTLGLSLSGGPAASLSEGVIDLTLGQRSRLQQVTQRVVPSVQVKVEPEGDSSSPPPSGPSSLDVSGKGDSSLEDMSQEVREAISVSLKPNSLSCCQATSPSPQPNENSYLTQLTNHPGTTQTQPCNLAAPFNVIVNGSSQSTDSPGRSTLPTPQPDPGRRGGGGEPANCELERDSLKENSCAVAEWEPGKRGPSDEAAQGGIDEGKLEAFCDLMDLDDDDDHAYALLLPKAGCVIQPGPKPSDKTAIVSYSISAPLAAGSPELEPPLKRRCLRIRNQNK
- the LOC110505686 gene encoding sine oculis-binding protein homolog A isoform X6 codes for the protein MAEMEKEGRPPENKRSRKPAHPVKREINEEMKVRAERARPWAGMAGDLHGNPPYSMSFAENTMNELLGWYGYDKVDLRDQDNIDIRNYPDGEVQHISVLKENSLPKIPGGSGENSDVSPNQVNSSHSTSTSRNGVTESSTTPSTSTPSTREHGNMPTIVPLIPPSMIKPPADEDVSNVQIMCAWCQKVGVKRYSLNMGTELKSFCSEKCFAACRRAYFKRNKVCDWCKHIRHTKEYLDFGAGERRLQFCSAKCLNQYKMDIFYKETQAALPGGLCNPGHGPVEGKSESSTGLQLLTPDSWGTPLGDLRRKAPSPGANPSVPVPSSSTAASPSETGTVCSPSFSSAKNSTPRPHESPTLPPPPHPSLHPPMGVPSGSPPMVMTPRGPVPLPFFMEHQMMQQMRPSFLRPPPHRPGPNSPLSNPMIPGIGPPPPPPRTLAPPSSPMHRPQFSPHHHPSNNPNLGGNPPGMMPPYPGLHIPGFPFTSNMMPNGPMHMPHMMNFGIPSLAPLVPPPTLLVPYPVIVPLPVPIPIPIPFPFNPKTSKDNPSSNNDPIPSASGENTDLTEPKPFYSGSSKGELKLGPSSSGVHSLGFSGYTLDRFGSERSRIGVVDLTVKTESPESATTLGLSLSGGPAASLSEGVIDLTLGQRSRLQQVTQRVVPSVQVKVEPEGDSSSPPPSGPSSLDVSGKGDSSLEDMSQEVREAISVSLKPNSLSCCQATSPSPQPNENSYLTQLTNHPGTTQTQPCNLAAPFNVIVNGSSQSTDSPGRSTLPTPQPDPGRRGGGGEPANCELERDSLKENSCAVAEWEPGKRGPSDEAAQGGIDEGKLEAFCDLMDLDDDDDHAYALLLPKAGCVIQPGPKPSDKTAIVSYSISAPLAAGSPELEPPLKRRCLRIRNQNK
- the LOC110505686 gene encoding sine oculis-binding protein homolog A isoform X4, encoding MQSHVRAERARPWAGMAGDLHGNPPYSMSFAENTMNELLGWYGYDKVDLRDQDNIDIRNYPDGEVQHISVLKENSLPKIPGGSGENSDVSPNQVNSSHSTSTSRNGVTESSTTPSTSTPSTREHGNMPTIVPLIPPSMIKPPADEDVSNVQIMCAWCQKVGVKRYSLNMGTELKSFCSEKCFAACRRAYFKRNKLGYLRNYRARDEDGHGEKLPQHSYSKDTPRLVFKTNSDVLVCDWCKHIRHTKEYLDFGAGERRLQFCSAKCLNQYKMDIFYKETQAALPGGLCNPGHGPVEGKSESSTGLQLLTPDSWGTPLGDLRRKAPSPGANPSVPVPSSSTAASPSETGTVCSPSFSSAKNSTPRPHESPTLPPPPHPSLHPPMGVPSGSPPMVMTPRGPVPLPFFMEHQMMQQMRPSFLRPPPHRPGPNSPLSNPMIPGIGPPPPPPRTLAPPSSPMHRPQFSPHHHPSNNPNLGGNPPGMMPPYPGLHIPGFPFTSNMMPNGPMHMPHMMNFGIPSLAPLVPPPTLLVPYPVIVPLPVPIPIPIPFPFNPKTSKDNPSSNNDPIPSASGENTDLTEPKPFYSGSSKGELKLGPSSSGVHSLGFSGYTLDRFGSERSRIGVVDLTVKTESPESATTLGLSLSGGPAASLSEGVIDLTLGQRSRLQQVTQRVVPSVQVKVEPEGDSSSPPPSGPSSLDVSGKGDSSLEDMSQEVREAISVSLKPNSLSCCQATSPSPQPNENSYLTQLTNHPGTTQTQPCNLAAPFNVIVNGSSQSTDSPGRSTLPTPQPDPGRRGGGGEPANCELERDSLKENSCAVAEWEPGKRGPSDEAAQGGIDEGKLEAFCDLMDLDDDDDHAYALLLPKAGCVIQPGPKPSDKTAIVSYSISAPLAAGSPELEPPLKRRCLRIRNQNK
- the LOC110505686 gene encoding sine oculis-binding protein homolog A isoform X3 — protein: MAEMEKEGRPPENKRSRKPAHPVKREINEEMKSFAENTMNELLGWYGYDKVDLRDQDNIDIRNYPDGEVQHISVLKENSLPKIPGGSGENSDVSPNQVNSSHSTSTSRNGVTESSTTPSTSTPSTREHGNMPTIVPLIPPSMIKPPADEDVSNVQIMCAWCQKVGVKRYSLNMGTELKSFCSEKCFAACRRAYFKRNKLGYLRNYRARDEDGHGEKLPQHSYSKDTPRLVFKTNSDVLVCDWCKHIRHTKEYLDFGAGERRLQFCSAKCLNQYKMDIFYKETQAALPGGLCNPGHGPVEGKSESSTGLQLLTPDSWGTPLGDLRRKAPSPGANPSVPVPSSSTAASPSETGTVCSPSFSSAKNSTPRPHESPTLPPPPHPSLHPPMGVPSGSPPMVMTPRGPVPLPFFMEHQMMQQMRPSFLRPPPHRPGPNSPLSNPMIPGIGPPPPPPRTLAPPSSPMHRPQFSPHHHPSNNPNLGGNPPGMMPPYPGLHIPGFPFTSNMMPNGPMHMPHMMNFGIPSLAPLVPPPTLLVPYPVIVPLPVPIPIPIPFPFNPKTSKDNPSSNNDPIPSASGENTDLTEPKPFYSGSSKGELKLGPSSSGVHSLGFSGYTLDRFGSERSRIGVVDLTVKTESPESATTLGLSLSGGPAASLSEGVIDLTLGQRSRLQQVTQRVVPSVQVKVEPEGDSSSPPPSGPSSLDVSGKGDSSLEDMSQEVREAISVSLKPNSLSCCQATSPSPQPNENSYLTQLTNHPGTTQTQPCNLAAPFNVIVNGSSQSTDSPGRSTLPTPQPDPGRRGGGGEPANCELERDSLKENSCAVAEWEPGKRGPSDEAAQGGIDEGKLEAFCDLMDLDDDDDHAYALLLPKAGCVIQPGPKPSDKTAIVSYSISAPLAAGSPELEPPLKRRCLRIRNQNK